A portion of the Bacillus sp. es.034 genome contains these proteins:
- the wrbA gene encoding NAD(P)H:quinone oxidoreductase, translating into MSNVKLAIMYYSSTGTNYQMAKWAEEAAKEAGAEVKLLRFEETAPEGAIASNPAWEKHYNETKDTVPVATLDDLEWADAYLFNVPTRFGNVPSQVKAFLDTTGGLWFNGKLANKVVSATSSASNSHGGQEQTVLALYTTMMHWGAIIAAPGYTDQSSFATGGNPYGTSVTVDQEGNMVESVEPAVKHQTRRTIQIAEAVKNGLK; encoded by the coding sequence ATGTCTAACGTAAAATTGGCAATCATGTACTACAGTTCAACAGGAACAAACTATCAGATGGCGAAATGGGCTGAAGAAGCTGCGAAAGAAGCAGGGGCAGAAGTGAAATTACTTCGTTTTGAAGAGACTGCACCAGAAGGAGCGATTGCTTCCAACCCGGCATGGGAAAAGCACTACAATGAAACAAAAGATACGGTCCCTGTAGCAACCCTTGATGATCTGGAATGGGCAGATGCTTATCTATTCAACGTTCCTACAAGATTCGGTAACGTGCCATCTCAAGTCAAAGCGTTCCTTGATACAACTGGAGGACTGTGGTTCAATGGAAAACTGGCTAACAAGGTAGTGAGCGCCACATCATCTGCAAGCAACTCACACGGTGGACAGGAGCAAACGGTTCTGGCTCTTTACACAACCATGATGCACTGGGGTGCCATCATCGCCGCACCTGGATACACAGACCAATCAAGCTTTGCAACTGGAGGGAATCCATACGGTACGAGTGTAACGGTCGATCAGGAAGGCAATATGGTCGAATCCGTGGAACCAGCCGTGAAGCACCAGACCCGCCGCACGATTCAAATCGCTGAAGCGGTGAAAAATGGATTGAAATAA
- a CDS encoding DUF5365 family protein, translating into MMVKVLLASTHEQEDKIQELIQYMYCTIFPDYFTDDEIEQFDDMQVLHTTTRNFEYFGTLKEAFQVISSLQTLISIVESGSNEDLYEDMFYHNAGILQSFGMFFPLSYDQFTEESDCKHNLSIYSRADNQLLV; encoded by the coding sequence ATGATGGTGAAAGTTTTACTAGCATCAACACATGAACAGGAAGATAAAATCCAAGAGCTTATACAGTACATGTATTGTACTATTTTCCCTGATTATTTCACAGATGATGAAATCGAACAATTCGATGATATGCAAGTATTACATACGACGACGAGGAATTTTGAATATTTCGGGACCCTTAAGGAAGCATTTCAAGTGATCTCAAGCCTGCAAACACTGATTTCCATCGTTGAAAGCGGATCAAATGAAGACCTATATGAAGATATGTTCTATCACAATGCCGGCATCCTTCAAAGCTTCGGCATGTTCTTCCCTTTATCGTATGATCAATTTACGGAAGAATCAGACTGTAAACATAATCTGAGCATCTACTCTAGAGCGGATAACCAGCTGCTTGTGTAA
- the helD gene encoding RNA polymerase recycling motor HelD: protein MTKESTIHPDFSSESERLEFTKRYIDVVISTSQTSKEKYKENMEKAFGDIDWGESSAAYIDILTNSSFFEMSKEELESLTKAKTKPYFARIDFQHEGSGKVEKHYIGKTSLYQRENQEQIIVDWRSPIANLYYEGRIGDVSYEAEGEMYEGDLSLKRQYMIEDGLLEEIRDIDLTTTDELLQDSLAKSSSNRLTEIISTIQEEQNRIIRADLNKPIIVQGAAGSGKTTIALHRISYFIYNYKQHFDPRQLMILAPSNLFIDYISEALPELGVERVRQTTFTDYVMTCLEKKLTIVEDSKLIQLIETHDEKVETASWISGFKGSKPFRRILEHYIEEVEQRFYTSKDFYVDKYKLYTAKRFTHLFKEEYTYMPIYRRMEKLKSLLQSYVRSNKKQMVEKVEKFFDERIETALFERSKAGNRKEYVSKALDKKLERVDEIKKAIRTSVNGYMKQFEKKNLHEYFIELFSDPVRLASYSKGELSVRQAEQLCQYTLKYAKKKQYEVEDLAILLYLQSHLFGIDKFHKAKNIVIDEAQDYSYMQLYSLKRALETDMFTLVGDLAQGIHSYRGLQSWEPVYRDIFPRATYTELQKSYRTTIEIMEEANKLLSLLPYDFPKVNPVVRHGDAPSFDEYVELDELASLIEEKVESGRKEGFQTFAVIGKSMKDCVEISDILQERQPGKVKLLEEQESIPKDQIVVVPSYLSKGLEFDVVVIAAVEESFNPENELDIKLQYVAMTRPLHKLAFIGKKRKQFIGR from the coding sequence ATGACAAAGGAATCGACTATTCATCCCGATTTTTCAAGTGAATCAGAACGCTTAGAGTTTACGAAACGCTACATTGATGTTGTCATCAGTACATCCCAGACGAGTAAGGAAAAGTATAAGGAAAACATGGAAAAAGCTTTTGGAGATATTGATTGGGGAGAGTCGAGTGCCGCCTACATCGATATTTTGACGAACTCAAGCTTTTTTGAGATGTCCAAAGAAGAATTGGAGTCCCTTACGAAAGCGAAGACGAAACCGTACTTTGCCCGAATCGATTTTCAACATGAGGGCTCCGGCAAGGTGGAGAAGCATTATATCGGGAAGACCTCCCTGTATCAGCGGGAAAACCAGGAGCAGATCATCGTTGACTGGAGATCCCCCATCGCAAACCTGTACTACGAAGGAAGGATCGGCGATGTCTCCTACGAGGCTGAAGGCGAAATGTACGAAGGAGATTTGTCCCTGAAGCGGCAATACATGATCGAGGATGGACTCCTGGAAGAAATTCGCGATATTGACTTAACGACCACCGATGAACTGCTTCAGGATTCATTGGCGAAAAGCTCCAGTAACCGTTTGACTGAAATCATTTCCACGATCCAGGAGGAACAGAACCGGATCATCCGGGCCGACTTGAACAAGCCGATCATTGTCCAGGGAGCGGCTGGAAGCGGGAAAACAACCATTGCCCTTCACCGGATTTCTTATTTTATTTATAACTACAAACAGCACTTTGATCCGAGACAACTGATGATCCTGGCCCCGAGTAATTTGTTCATCGACTATATTTCAGAAGCACTCCCGGAACTTGGGGTGGAGCGTGTAAGGCAAACGACATTCACAGACTATGTCATGACCTGCTTAGAAAAGAAGCTTACGATTGTAGAAGATAGCAAGCTCATCCAGCTGATTGAGACCCATGATGAAAAAGTGGAGACTGCATCATGGATATCAGGATTCAAAGGGTCTAAACCATTCAGGAGAATTCTCGAGCATTATATAGAAGAAGTCGAACAGCGCTTTTATACATCAAAGGATTTCTATGTGGATAAATACAAGCTGTATACCGCCAAAAGGTTCACTCACCTTTTTAAAGAGGAATATACGTATATGCCAATCTATCGACGGATGGAAAAGCTGAAGTCACTCCTTCAAAGCTATGTGCGCTCGAACAAGAAGCAAATGGTTGAGAAGGTCGAGAAATTCTTTGATGAGCGGATCGAAACCGCACTCTTTGAACGATCAAAGGCAGGGAACCGAAAGGAATATGTCTCGAAAGCCTTGGACAAGAAACTCGAGCGTGTGGACGAGATCAAGAAAGCGATACGTACCAGTGTCAATGGATACATGAAGCAGTTTGAAAAGAAGAATCTGCATGAGTATTTCATTGAGTTGTTTTCGGATCCCGTTCGCCTTGCTTCCTACTCAAAGGGGGAGCTCAGCGTGAGACAGGCGGAACAGCTCTGTCAGTACACGTTGAAATATGCAAAGAAAAAGCAGTATGAAGTAGAGGATTTGGCCATTCTCCTATACTTGCAATCCCATTTGTTCGGCATCGATAAATTTCACAAAGCAAAAAACATCGTCATTGATGAAGCACAGGATTATAGTTATATGCAGCTCTATTCTTTGAAGCGGGCACTTGAGACCGACATGTTCACACTGGTCGGGGATCTCGCTCAAGGGATTCACTCATACCGGGGCCTTCAGTCCTGGGAACCGGTTTACCGGGACATCTTTCCAAGGGCGACGTACACCGAGCTTCAAAAAAGCTACCGTACGACGATTGAAATCATGGAGGAAGCGAATAAATTGCTGAGCCTCTTACCCTATGATTTTCCGAAAGTGAATCCGGTGGTGCGACATGGAGATGCTCCGAGCTTTGATGAGTATGTGGAATTGGATGAACTCGCTTCCTTGATCGAGGAGAAAGTAGAATCAGGACGGAAAGAAGGATTCCAAACCTTCGCCGTCATCGGAAAAAGCATGAAGGACTGTGTGGAAATAAGCGATATCCTTCAAGAGAGGCAGCCGGGGAAGGTAAAGCTGTTGGAAGAACAGGAATCGATCCCGAAAGATCAGATCGTCGTCGTTCCTTCCTATCTCTCGAAGGGACTCGAGTTTGACGTGGTGGTTATCGCTGCGGTGGAAGAATCCTTCAACCCGGAAAACGAACTAGACATCAAGCTGCAGTACGTTGCCATGACACGACCCCTTCATAAGCTTGCATTCATAGGGAAGAAACGAAAACAATTTATCGGTCGGTAG
- a CDS encoding alpha-glucosidase, protein MTKQWWKESVVYQIYPRSFMDSNGDGVGDIKGIISKLDYLKKLGIDVIWLSPVYESPNDDNGYDISDYKKIMDEFGTMADWEEMLGEIHNRGMKLVMDLVVNHSSDEHGWFVESRKSKDNPYRDYYIWREGKDGKEPNNWESVFSGSAWEYDEATEEYFLHLFSKKQPDLNWENPELRREIYDLMTFWLDKGIDGFRMDVINFISKVPTLPDAPNPEGKPYASGHEYFMNGPRIHEFLQEMNQEVLSHYDSMTVGEMPGVTPEEAVLYTGEDRNEVNMVFQFEHMDVDSGPGGKWDVIPFDLVKLKAILTKWQTELHCKGWNSLYWNNHDQPRIVSRLGQDGEYRVKSAKMLATLLHMMQGTPYIYQGEELGMTNVRFSSIDEYKDIETLNMYREKTAQGIDPEEIMKSIYVKGRDNARTPMQWDGTENGGFTEGEPWIASNPNYKEINAEQALNDPASIYYYYQKLIALRKKHDIIPYGSFELHYADHPSVYAYTRTFDNRKILVLCNVSGEEQIIDNIASFDINQSEVFITNEELHEKDAFTLNPWEATVYYIKG, encoded by the coding sequence ATGACAAAACAATGGTGGAAAGAATCGGTCGTCTATCAAATTTACCCTCGCAGTTTCATGGATAGCAATGGTGATGGCGTCGGTGATATCAAAGGAATCATCTCCAAATTGGATTATTTAAAAAAACTGGGTATTGATGTGATATGGTTATCTCCTGTCTATGAATCCCCGAATGATGATAATGGATATGATATTAGCGACTATAAAAAGATTATGGATGAGTTCGGCACGATGGCTGATTGGGAGGAAATGCTCGGAGAAATTCATAACCGTGGCATGAAGCTTGTGATGGATCTTGTGGTGAATCACTCTTCCGATGAGCACGGCTGGTTTGTGGAATCGAGGAAATCAAAGGATAATCCGTATCGTGATTATTATATTTGGCGTGAAGGAAAAGACGGTAAAGAGCCGAATAACTGGGAATCTGTCTTTAGCGGTTCTGCCTGGGAATATGATGAGGCGACAGAAGAGTATTTCTTACATCTCTTCTCGAAAAAGCAGCCGGATCTCAACTGGGAAAATCCGGAGTTGCGCCGGGAAATCTATGACTTGATGACATTCTGGCTGGATAAAGGGATCGACGGTTTCCGTATGGATGTCATCAACTTTATTTCGAAAGTTCCAACATTGCCGGATGCACCGAACCCTGAAGGCAAACCGTATGCTTCCGGTCATGAGTACTTTATGAACGGTCCCCGCATTCATGAATTTCTCCAGGAAATGAATCAGGAGGTGCTCTCCCATTATGATTCGATGACGGTTGGGGAGATGCCGGGTGTGACACCGGAGGAAGCCGTGCTTTATACGGGTGAAGACCGAAATGAAGTGAATATGGTATTCCAGTTTGAGCATATGGATGTCGATTCGGGTCCGGGAGGGAAATGGGACGTCATTCCATTCGATCTTGTGAAACTGAAAGCAATCCTGACTAAATGGCAAACGGAACTTCACTGTAAGGGCTGGAACAGTCTGTATTGGAACAACCACGATCAGCCAAGAATCGTCTCAAGACTTGGACAAGATGGGGAGTATCGAGTGAAATCTGCGAAAATGCTTGCGACCCTCCTCCATATGATGCAGGGCACGCCTTACATTTATCAAGGGGAAGAGCTTGGAATGACAAATGTCCGTTTCTCTTCCATTGATGAATACAAGGATATCGAAACATTGAACATGTACCGGGAAAAAACAGCCCAGGGTATTGATCCAGAGGAAATCATGAAATCCATTTACGTAAAAGGAAGAGACAACGCAAGGACTCCTATGCAGTGGGACGGAACGGAAAATGGTGGATTCACAGAAGGAGAGCCATGGATCGCCAGTAACCCGAACTATAAAGAGATCAATGCCGAACAAGCCTTAAACGATCCGGCATCCATTTACTACTACTATCAAAAGTTGATTGCACTTCGCAAAAAGCATGACATCATTCCATACGGATCGTTCGAACTTCACTATGCAGATCACCCTTCCGTATATGCCTATACGAGAACATTTGACAATCGAAAGATCCTCGTCCTTTGCAATGTGTCAGGAGAAGAGCAAATCATCGACAACATCGCTTCATTTGATATTAATCAATCTGAAGTTTTCATAACAAACGAAGAACTGCATGAAAAAGATGCATTTACTTTAAACCCTTGGGAAGCAACGGTGTATTATATTAAAGGTTAA
- a CDS encoding bifunctional GNAT family N-acetyltransferase/carbon-nitrogen hydrolase family protein → MAEKLDLSQFEKKMIIRPMEHKDIQDIINMQSVCFPGMDPWKVEHLESHLEVFPEGQLVAELDGDIIASCSSLIINFDEYDDRHTWDDVTDNGYITNHNPDGYNLYGIEVMVHPDYRRMKVGHRLYEARKDLARQWNLKSIIIGGRIPNYHKHSDEMSPREYVDSVGRHKIYDPVLSFQLLNGFTLMRINPNYLPDDKRSHKYATLMEWNNVDYRPSSKRHFKTSYPVRICVVQYMMRKINSFEEFANQVEYFTDVASDAKSDFVVFPEIFTTQLMSFLNIQSPSLAVRRLTDFTEDYIELFTDLAVRYNVNIIGGSHFVKEENDEIYNIAYLFRRDGTIEKQYKVHITPNERKWWGISPGDSVRVFDTDCGKIAIQICYDIEFPELARIATDKGAKIIFTPFCTEDRQGYLRVRYCAQARAVENQIYTVISGTVGNLPQTENMDIQYAQSGIFAPSDFEFARDGIVGETNPNIEMVMIGDVDLEVLRRQRQSGTVRQLKDRRHDVYGVNYKK, encoded by the coding sequence ATGGCAGAAAAACTGGATTTATCGCAGTTCGAAAAGAAAATGATCATCCGTCCAATGGAACATAAGGACATTCAAGATATTATCAATATGCAGTCTGTCTGCTTTCCAGGGATGGACCCATGGAAAGTCGAGCATCTGGAAAGTCACCTGGAAGTGTTTCCGGAAGGTCAGCTCGTAGCAGAATTAGATGGGGATATCATCGCCTCATGCTCGAGTTTGATCATTAACTTTGATGAGTACGACGACCGCCACACATGGGATGATGTAACGGATAATGGTTACATAACCAATCACAATCCCGATGGCTATAATCTGTACGGGATCGAAGTGATGGTGCACCCGGATTACCGGCGCATGAAGGTAGGTCACCGTCTGTATGAAGCAAGGAAGGATCTTGCCAGGCAGTGGAATTTAAAGAGTATCATCATCGGGGGACGAATCCCGAATTATCATAAACATTCTGATGAAATGTCTCCAAGGGAGTATGTGGATTCAGTGGGACGTCATAAGATTTATGATCCCGTGCTTTCGTTCCAGCTTCTGAACGGGTTCACCCTGATGAGGATCAATCCGAACTACCTGCCGGATGATAAGCGCTCCCATAAATACGCCACACTGATGGAATGGAATAATGTCGACTACCGTCCATCGAGCAAACGTCACTTCAAAACGAGCTATCCGGTCCGGATCTGTGTTGTTCAATATATGATGCGGAAAATCAACTCCTTTGAAGAGTTTGCGAATCAGGTGGAGTATTTCACCGATGTGGCTTCCGATGCGAAATCGGATTTCGTAGTGTTCCCTGAGATTTTTACCACCCAGCTCATGTCATTCCTGAACATTCAATCACCGAGCCTTGCAGTCAGAAGATTGACAGACTTCACAGAGGATTATATTGAATTATTCACGGACCTTGCTGTACGGTACAACGTGAACATCATCGGGGGATCTCATTTCGTCAAGGAAGAAAACGATGAGATCTACAATATTGCCTATCTTTTCCGCCGCGATGGGACGATTGAGAAGCAATACAAAGTTCACATCACACCGAATGAACGGAAATGGTGGGGAATCAGCCCCGGGGATTCTGTCAGGGTCTTTGATACAGACTGCGGGAAAATCGCGATTCAAATATGTTATGATATCGAATTCCCCGAGCTTGCCCGTATCGCTACGGACAAAGGGGCGAAGATCATCTTCACCCCATTCTGTACAGAGGACCGCCAAGGCTATCTTCGCGTCAGATACTGTGCCCAGGCACGTGCTGTCGAGAATCAGATCTATACAGTCATTTCCGGTACGGTCGGAAACCTTCCGCAAACGGAAAACATGGACATCCAATATGCCCAGTCCGGCATCTTTGCCCCGTCCGACTTTGAATTCGCACGTGACGGAATCGTAGGCGAAACCAATCCGAACATCGAAATGGTCATGATCGGAGACGTCGACCTCGAAGTCCTCCGCCGCCAGCGCCAATCAGGCACCGTCCGTCAACTCAAAGACCGACGCCATGACGTCTATGGAGTGAACTATAAGAAGTAA
- a CDS encoding thioredoxin family protein codes for MKKIIIFLVAIVGLFAAIAIVTSVQNSQKAEGNKFKKAKLDPATVELLDDPNYQNVILPKELEEKLKNKEEATVYFYSSTCIHCKRTTPTLAPLAEDMGVDMVQYNLLEFEQGWDQYGIEATPTLVHYENGKEVARIVGEHPKEDFKAFFEENVKSE; via the coding sequence TTGAAAAAAATCATCATATTCCTGGTGGCGATCGTCGGATTATTCGCAGCCATCGCCATTGTCACCAGCGTCCAGAACAGTCAAAAAGCCGAGGGAAATAAGTTCAAAAAAGCGAAACTCGACCCGGCGACCGTTGAACTGCTGGATGATCCAAACTATCAAAACGTCATCCTTCCAAAAGAGCTGGAAGAGAAATTAAAGAATAAAGAAGAAGCGACCGTCTACTTCTACAGCTCTACTTGTATCCATTGTAAAAGAACGACACCTACCCTCGCACCTCTTGCCGAAGATATGGGAGTCGACATGGTTCAGTACAATCTGCTTGAATTCGAACAGGGCTGGGATCAATACGGAATCGAAGCCACTCCTACACTCGTTCATTACGAGAATGGAAAAGAAGTGGCGAGAATCGTAGGAGAACATCCTAAAGAAGATTTCAAAGCATTTTTCGAAGAGAACGTAAAATCAGAATAA
- a CDS encoding RluA family pseudouridine synthase: protein MKTRKIGERFDLVIPNDWKNVTIETILRNHWQAPKKLVHSMRMEGDVKVNGELTSWTSPLSQGDILQIRLFKEVEYDVPPTYGELDVLFEDEHLIVVNKPAGIDTHPNTPDETDTLANLVAFHHQAQGESCRVLHIHRLDRDTSGAIIFAKHPLSKAILDRLLAERQIKRTYHALVHGRLKQKKGTISEPIGRDRHHNTRRRVSPSGQDAVTHYKVMEVRNPYTFIEVQLDTGRTHQIRVHMSHIGHPLAGDTLYGGKPVFTRQALHAARISFPHPLTGERIECEAECHDDIGL, encoded by the coding sequence ATGAAAACACGAAAAATAGGCGAACGATTCGACCTAGTCATTCCAAATGATTGGAAAAATGTAACGATTGAAACAATTCTTAGAAACCACTGGCAGGCTCCTAAGAAACTGGTTCATTCCATGAGGATGGAAGGTGATGTCAAAGTGAACGGAGAGTTGACTTCATGGACCTCCCCCCTCTCACAAGGGGATATTCTGCAGATCCGATTATTCAAGGAAGTCGAATATGATGTTCCCCCCACCTACGGGGAGCTGGACGTATTGTTTGAGGATGAACATCTGATTGTCGTCAACAAGCCTGCCGGGATCGATACCCATCCGAATACTCCTGATGAAACGGATACCCTGGCCAATCTTGTCGCGTTCCATCATCAGGCCCAAGGGGAAAGCTGTCGTGTCCTGCATATCCATCGGTTAGATCGCGATACGTCCGGCGCAATCATCTTCGCCAAGCATCCGTTAAGTAAAGCGATCCTTGACCGGCTTCTTGCCGAAAGACAAATCAAGCGTACGTATCATGCCCTGGTACATGGTCGTTTGAAACAGAAGAAAGGCACCATCTCAGAACCGATCGGCAGAGACCGACATCACAATACGAGAAGAAGGGTATCGCCATCCGGTCAGGATGCAGTCACCCATTATAAAGTAATGGAAGTCAGGAATCCGTATACATTCATCGAAGTACAGCTTGATACCGGCCGCACGCACCAAATCCGCGTCCATATGAGCCACATCGGTCACCCTCTGGCTGGCGACACATTATACGGGGGAAAACCGGTATTCACGAGGCAGGCACTGCATGCAGCCAGAATTTCGTTCCCTCATCCGCTGACGGGGGAACGGATTGAATGCGAAGCCGAATGCCATGATGATATTGGGTTGTAA
- a CDS encoding DoxX family protein — MAAFGLLVIRLVVGLTFAAHGTQKLFGWFGGHGVQGTGGFFESIGIKPGRTMALLAGISEVAGGLLFAAGFLTPLGALLIIGTMIVAIVKVHGVNGYWATQNGTEYNVMLIVVALGVALVGAGSFSIDALLFA; from the coding sequence TTGGCTGCGTTCGGTTTATTGGTTATTCGTTTAGTAGTGGGATTGACATTCGCTGCCCACGGAACACAGAAATTATTCGGGTGGTTCGGAGGTCATGGTGTACAGGGCACAGGAGGTTTCTTTGAGTCGATTGGAATCAAGCCGGGAAGAACAATGGCGTTACTTGCAGGGATATCCGAAGTAGCGGGTGGATTGTTGTTTGCCGCAGGCTTCCTTACACCATTAGGAGCACTACTCATCATAGGCACCATGATCGTGGCCATCGTGAAAGTTCATGGTGTAAATGGTTATTGGGCGACACAAAATGGTACAGAATATAATGTGATGCTCATTGTTGTGGCACTTGGGGTAGCCCTTGTCGGAGCAGGGAGCTTTTCAATAGATGCACTCTTATTTGCTTAA
- a CDS encoding disulfide oxidoreductase, whose protein sequence is MNKKADSLLFLAWASSLIATMGSLYFSEIMKYEPCELCWYQRILMYPMVILLGVAYVRKEFKAALYSTIFSGIGLLISIYHYSIQKVSILTESAPACGRVPCTGEYINLFGFVTIPFLALLGFIIIFISSVIVLKAIKEEN, encoded by the coding sequence ATGAATAAAAAAGCAGATTCTCTGTTATTCCTGGCTTGGGCCTCTTCCCTGATCGCCACGATGGGGAGTTTATATTTCTCTGAAATCATGAAATATGAGCCATGTGAATTATGTTGGTATCAGCGTATTTTAATGTACCCGATGGTCATTTTATTAGGAGTGGCTTATGTACGCAAAGAATTTAAAGCGGCATTATATTCTACGATTTTTTCCGGCATCGGCCTTCTCATTTCCATTTATCACTACTCTATCCAAAAAGTGTCGATCCTTACTGAAAGTGCCCCCGCCTGCGGACGCGTTCCTTGTACAGGTGAATACATCAACCTGTTCGGTTTTGTCACGATTCCGTTCCTTGCACTCTTAGGGTTCATCATCATCTTCATTTCAAGTGTTATCGTATTAAAAGCTATAAAGGAGGAAAACTAG
- a CDS encoding aldo/keto reductase, producing the protein MLKNLQGTKTLHNGIEIPYVGLGVYQMKDPSETVQAVRTAIQSGYRSIDTAAIYDNEESVGQGVKEGGVAREDLFITSKVWNSDQGYDTTLKAFETSLKKLDMEYLDLYLIHWPVEGKYNDTWKAMERLHGEGLIKSIGVSNFHQHHLEDLMKNSNEKPVLNQIELHPRLNQEKIREFCASQNIAVEAWSPIAQGRVLDEPTLNHIAEKHEKSAAQVILRWHLQNDVIIIPKSVHENRIKENADLFNFELSLEEMNQINQLNLDERFGPDPDNFDF; encoded by the coding sequence ATGTTGAAAAACTTACAGGGCACGAAGACGCTACATAACGGGATCGAAATTCCGTATGTCGGTTTAGGAGTTTACCAAATGAAAGATCCGTCTGAAACGGTGCAGGCTGTTCGAACAGCGATTCAGTCAGGGTACCGTTCCATCGATACTGCCGCGATCTACGATAATGAAGAAAGCGTAGGTCAAGGGGTGAAAGAAGGTGGAGTAGCGAGAGAGGACCTGTTCATCACTTCGAAAGTGTGGAATAGTGATCAAGGCTACGATACGACTTTAAAGGCATTTGAAACGAGCCTGAAGAAGCTGGATATGGAGTACCTGGACCTGTATCTCATTCACTGGCCAGTAGAAGGGAAGTACAATGATACATGGAAAGCAATGGAGAGACTTCATGGCGAAGGATTGATCAAATCCATCGGTGTAAGTAACTTCCATCAGCATCATCTGGAAGATCTGATGAAAAACAGCAATGAAAAGCCTGTATTAAATCAAATCGAGTTACATCCTCGTCTGAATCAGGAAAAAATAAGAGAATTCTGTGCTTCACAAAATATCGCCGTAGAAGCGTGGTCCCCGATTGCTCAAGGGCGTGTATTGGATGAACCTACATTAAACCACATTGCAGAGAAGCATGAAAAGTCTGCTGCACAGGTGATTCTGCGCTGGCACCTTCAGAATGATGTCATCATCATTCCAAAGTCGGTTCATGAAAACCGCATCAAAGAAAATGCAGATCTGTTCAACTTCGAGCTTTCACTGGAAGAGATGAATCAAATCAACCAACTAAATCTGGACGAACGTTTTGGTCCAGATCCAGACAACTTCGATTTTTAA